In Portunus trituberculatus isolate SZX2019 chromosome 10, ASM1759143v1, whole genome shotgun sequence, one genomic interval encodes:
- the LOC123502054 gene encoding general transcription factor II-I repeat domain-containing protein 2-like: protein MSASTATRKSEILADDVLAQLDAAIQSAPCISLAIDESTDVTDNAQLLVYVRFCNKDKKEICEDLLGVTPLETHTRGEDIYAAIKEMLRKRGIDLKQVVSVTTDGAPAMIGKERGAVSRMKEDNPDLLAYHCLIHQTVLCATLSQHFAEVMNTVMKLINFLRASSSLQHRLLREFLADVEANANDLLLHNNVRWLSKGNALGRFWSVREEIAAFLEQVKSQRATQFSLFLQDEHKMNMVAFLVDITSHLNELNVKLQGQNNTVADLMTAIRSFQRKLDIFKEDLEGGCEHFPKLQEQIQGERDVYPYVDFIDKLIGNFSKRFNSSSLGQQLLLLIQNPFLIREVRGFSKEVTQTFKWAHAGSLQLELIDLQGNAPLREHFEATDPATFWLQTVSESVFPGLTKVALHTLTMFGSTYSLSDSSTPTPHPWFRANFCEGYFVRMDYDGPLGSPRAGYKRDLFDLSKIPLPEKYPMCRQLQPGKEHHLQQLLQYIPPINAKYLKYALEKQAELKEAKEGLRQGNDPKNDENLDYNDEESAVDDPQSMQQ, encoded by the exons ATGTCAGCTTCAACAGCAACTAGAAAATCTGAAATATTAGCAGATGATGTACTGGCACAGCTTGATGCTGCAATTCAGAGTGCACCATGCATATCTTTGGCCATTGATGAGTCTACAGATGTTACTGATAATGCCCAGCTTTTGGTGTATGTGAGATTTTGtaacaaagataagaaggagatCTGTGAGGACCTGCTGGGTGTAACAccactggaaacacacacaagaggagagGACATATATGCAGCAATAAAAGAGATGCTGAGGAAGAGGGGCATAGATCTGAAGCAGgttgtctctgtcaccacagaTGGTGCTCCTGCCATGATTGGAAAAGAGAGGGGGGCTGTGTCCCGGATGAAAGAGGACAACCCAGATCTTCTTGCATACCACTGTCTCATCCATCAGACTGTTCTGTGTGCCACTCTATCACAACATTTTGCTGAAGTAATGAACACAGTGATGAAACTCATCAACTTCCTTAGGGCATCCTCATCCCTTCAGCATCGCCTCCTGAGAGAATTCCTGGCAGATGTTGAGGCAAATGCCAATGACCTGCTACTGCACAACAATGTGAGGTGGCTGAGCAAAGGAAATGCACTGGGACGTTTCTGGTCTGTTCGAGAAGAAATTGCAGCTTTCTTAGAGCAGGTCAAGAGTCAGAGAGCAACACAGTTTTCACTTTTTCTGCAAGATGAGCACAAGATGAACATGGTTGCCTTTTTGGTTGACATTACATCACATCTTAATGAGCTCAATGTAAAGCTGCAGGGCCAGAACAACACAGTTGCTGATTTGATGACAGCTATTCGCTCTTTCCAGAGGAAGCTGGACATTTTTAAAGAAGATCTTGAAGGAGGGTGTGAACACTTCCCAAAACTGCAGGAACAGATCCAGGGTGAGAGAGACGTTTATCCTTATGTTGACTTCATAGACAAGCTGATTGGAAACTTCAGTAAAAGGTTCAACAGCTCCAGCCTTGGGCAGCAGCTCCTCCTGCTAATCCAGAATCCTTTCCTCATCAGAGAAGTCAGAGGATTTTCGAAGGAAGTGACACAGACATTCAAGTGGGCACATGCAGGATCTCTACAGCTTGAGCTCATTGATCTGCAAGGAAATGCTCCATTAAGAGAGCATTTTGAGGCAACTGACCCTGCTACTTTCTGGCTACAGACTGTGTCTGAGAGTGTGTTCCCTGGTCTCACCAAAGTAGCACTGCACACCTTGACTATGTTTGGATCGACTTACAGCT TATCCGACTCCTcgactccgactccacacccctggttTAGAGCCAACTTTTGTGAGGGCTACTTTGTTCGGATGGACTACGATGGTCCCTTGGGCTCA CCCAGGGCTGGGTACAAGCGAGACCTCTTTGACCTCTCAAAGATTCCACTACCTGAGAAGTACCCAATGTGTCGCCAGCTTCAGCCTGGGAAGGAACACCACCTCCAGCAGCTTCTCCAGTACATTCCACCGATTAATGCCAAGTACCTCAAGTACGCCCTTGAGAAGCAAGCTGAACTTAAAGAAGCTAAAGAAGGGCTTCGTCAAGGGAACGACCCCAAAAATGACGAAAACCTGGACTACAATGACGAGGAGTCGGCAGTGGATGACCCTCAATCCATGCAACAGTAA
- the LOC123502055 gene encoding tigger transposable element-derived protein 1-like yields MAPKRPSSSPGTSSGPPAKKMQRKSLTLAKKMEILSRYDQGQKTSIISHALGLGESTLGHVRDNAAKIQATVEAGSSRTLQRVAYSRSSAMERMEKMLATWIQHQNKTSIPVSSAIIQEKAKSLINDIEGNDRANTSFQASSGWFAKFKLRHGFHNIKMTGEAASADTESAKKFPEMLKKTLEEGQYSSKQVFNVDETSLYWKMPARTYIAQEEKTAPGFKASKDRLTLLLGTNAEGDCRLKPVLIYHSQNPRALKRYDRAFLPVHWYANKKGWMTGKIFSDYYKNKLHSELKAYCNKEGIPFKILLLVDIAPSHPASLENLSNIKLAFLPPNTTSLLQPCDQGLIQMFKSYYLRSTNEENKTLRDFWKNFTIKDAVTFIKQSWAEVPTKCLNGVWKKLCPQFVHSFKAFNVDDIVSKANKDTISYAQDLGLDEVEEEDIDQLLQSHRQELSNEDLLDIEAENKREREEAEATAAADKAEGGQTLTATVISEALGKIKEGFAMLEEHDPNVERSTTITRKLTEEEEEVDDPEAIGEEVEVDVPEEVDSTDEDGEGL; encoded by the exons atggccccaaaacgtccttcatcttctcctggAACCAGCAGTGGCCCACCAGCTAAGAAAATGCAGCGCAAGTCACTCACTCTGgctaagaaaatggaaattttGAGCCGGTATGACCAAGGACAAAAAACTTCGATCATATCCCatgccttgggattgggggagAGCACACTGGGGCACGTCCGAGACAATGCTGCAAAAATACAAGCAACTGTGGAAGCAGGTTCGTCTAGGACATTGCAGAGGGTAGCCTACAGCAGATCGTCGGCCATggagaggatggaaaaaatGCTGGCGACTTGGATTCAACACCAGAACAAGACCAGCATTCCTGTTAGTTCGGCCATCATTCAGGAAAAAGCTAAAAGCCTCATTAACGACATCGAAGGAAATGACAGGGCAAATACATCCTTCCAAGCAAGCTCTGGTTGGTTTGCAAAATTTAAGCTAAGACACGGGTTTCATAACATCAAAATGACAGGAGAAGCAGCATCAGCAGACACAGAATCAGCCAAGAAATTCCCAGAGATGCTTAAGAAGACCCTGGAAGAAGGACAATACTCATCCAAGCAAGTGTTCAATGTAGACGAGACCAGCCTTTACTGGAAGATGCCAGCAAGGACGTACATCGcacaggaggagaagacggCGCCTGGTTTTAAGGCGTCCAAGGACCGCCTGACGCTGCTGCTGGGGACCAACGCTGAGGGGGACTGCAGGCTGAAGCCTGTCCTCATCTATCACTCTCAAAACCCCAGAGCCCTTAAG AGATATGACCGGGCTTTCCTGCCAGTCCATTGGTACGCCAACAAGAAGGGCTGGATGACTGGGAAAATATTCAGTGACTACTACAAGAACAAGTTGCACAGCGAGCTGAAAGCCTACTGCAACAAGGAAGGCATCCCCTTCAAGATCTTGTTGCTGGTAGACATTGCTCccagtcatccagccagtcttgaAAATCTCAGCAACATCAAGCTGGCCTTCCTGCCTCCCAACACGACTTCTCTGCTGCAGCCCTGTGACCAGGGGCTGATTCAAATGTTCAAGTCCTACTACCTGAGGTCTACGAACGAGGAGAACAAGACACTGCGAGATTTCTGGAAGAATTTTACAATAAAAGATGCTGTAACCTTCATCAAGCAGTCCTGGGCTGAAGTGCCAACGAAATGTCTGAATGGTGTTTGGAAAAAACTGTGTCCTCAGTTTGTTCATTCCTTCAAAGCCTTCAATGTGGACGACATCGTTTCAAAGGCAAACAAGGACACAATCAGCTATGCCCAGGATTTAGGCCTtgatgaagtggaggaagaggacattgATCAACTGCTTCAGTCACACAGACAAGAATTGAGCAATGAAGACCTGCTGGACATCGAAGCAGAGaacaagagggaaagagaagaggcagaAGCAACGGCAGCGGCAGACAAGGCTGAGGGAGGACAGACGCTCACTGCCACTGTTATCAGTGAAGCattagggaaaataaaagaaggtttTGCCATGCTGGAAGAACACGACCCCAATGTTGAACGAAGCACCACAATCACAAGAAAGT tgacagaagaggaagaggaagtggatgacCCTGAAGCTataggagaggaagtggaagtggaTGTGCCAGAGGAAGTGGACAGCACAGACGAAGATGGCGAGGGACTGTGA